A DNA window from Arachis hypogaea cultivar Tifrunner chromosome 18, arahy.Tifrunner.gnm2.J5K5, whole genome shotgun sequence contains the following coding sequences:
- the LOC112772265 gene encoding uncharacterized protein, whose protein sequence is MRFLLDFVYCCGTSNLRSEDSGYSTKPLVPPPSQNFRRKKRGAPDWRPSLGSISEDIAAAPRERGGPGAGRDVRRRSGGGAAVAPAVRVQRRYYSDDGDYDYRRNTMPTIMPAFSPTPFMF, encoded by the exons atgagGTTTTTGTTGGACTTTGTTTATTGCTGCGGCACTTCGAATCTTAGATCCGAGGATTCTGGTTACTCTACGAAACCGTTGGTTCCGCCGCCGTCGCAGAATTTTCGCCGCAAAAAGCGAGGGGCGCCGGATTGGCGACCCTCGCTGGGATCGATTTCCGAGGACATCGCGGCGGCGCCGCGCGAGAGGGGAGGGCCGGGGGCTGGAAGGGATGTTAGGAGGAGGAGTGGCGGTGGCGCCGCTGTGGCTCCGGCAGTGAGGGTTCAGCGGCGTTATTACAGTGACGATGGAGATTATGATTACAG ACGAAACACCATGCCCACGATTATGCCAGCATTCTCTCCAACGCCCTTCATGTTCTGA